The genomic segment TATTCGTGTGGATAACTAATCCGCTTGGCGTTACACTAGCTGGCTATCGATTGGGGCGGGCCCGCCGTCCCGATTTGACTATAAGTTTTGGGGGTTGGAGATTTTGCCGCAGTCGGTGTGGAATTATTGCGTGTCCAATTTGCAGGAGGAGCTGCCATCACAGCAGTTCAATACCTGGATTCGGCCATTACGAATTGACGAAAATGCCGACGGGCAAAGCCTAAAACTGTTGGCGCCGAATCGCTTTGTGTGCGATTGGGTGTGTGAGAAGTTTCTGGCTCGGATCACCGAGCTGGTAAAACAGTATGATGCCAATTGCGCCATGGATATAGAGGTGGGTGTGGGCGCGCGGCAGGCTTCAAGCCCGCGTTTTAGTAAGCCCAGTCCTTCCTTTAACACAGCCACACCTAACCCTGCTGCTCAGGCCGAGCCGCAAGCCCCAGCGCCACGCCCGAATACATCATCTCCAATAGCCCCAAGCCCTGAGCCACTGGATAAACCTGTCCCAGCCGAGCCAGTAGTTGAAGGTGGTCTAAAGCACCAGGATAACCTTAATCGTGGCTTTTCCTTTGCGAGCTTTGTCGAGGGTAAATCCAACCAACTTGGATTGGCAGCCGCAAGGCAGGTGGCGGATAACCCGGGCGGCGCTTACAACCCTCTGTTTATATACGGCGGGGTAGGCTTGGGTAAAACACACCTGATGCAGGCTGTGGGCAACGAGCTGTTGAAAAAAAACGGCAATGCCAAGGTGATATATCTGCACTCAGAGCGGTTCGTGGCTGATATGGTAAAGGCCCTTCAGCTCAACGCAATTAATGACTTTAAGCGTTACTACCGCTCGGTCGATGCGCTGTTGATTGACGATATCCAGTTTTTTGCCGGTAAAGAGCGTTCTCAGGAGGAGTTCTTCCATACCTTTAACTCTCTTTTAGAGGGTGGGCAGCAAATTATTCTTACCTGTGATCGCTACCCTAAAGAAATTAACGGATTGGAGGAGCGCTTAAAATCCCGCTTTGGCTGGGGATTAACCGTAGCTGTGGAGCCACCAGAGCTTGAGATGCGTGTAGCCATTCTGAAAAAGAAAGCCCATCAGGTGGCGGTGGATTTGCCCGATGATGCGGCCTTTTTTATCGCCCAGCGAATTCGCTCTAATGTGCGCGAGCTCGAAGGCGCCTTAAAAAGGGTGATAGCGAGTGCTCACTTCACTGGTAGACCAATAGATGTGGAGCTTGTACGCGAAGCGCTTAAAGATTTGCTAGCGTTGCAGGACAAGCAGGTTAGTGTTGAAAACATTCAGCGGGTAGTGGGCGAATACTACAAAATAAAAATAGCCGATATGTTGTCCAAGCGTCGCTCGCGCTCGGTAGCCAGACCGCGCCAGGTGGCAATGGCCCTGGCAAAAGAGTTAACCAACCACAGTCTGCCGGAAATAGGTGAGGCCTTTGGCGGCCGCGATCACACCACCGTTTTGCACGCCTGTCGCAAGATTAAAGAGTTGGAAGAAGAAGACGCGGATATTCGCGAGGATTTAAAAAACCTGATGCGATCACTGACCACCTGATTGCGCACATTATTATCAAGGACCTAAAAGAGAACTGCTCATGAAATTTGTCGTTTCCCGAGAGGCATTGATTAAACCCCTGCAACTGGTCGCCGGTGTCGTAGAGCGTCGTCAAACCCTGCCGGTATTGTCGAACGTACTGCTGGTGCTCGAGGGAAGTAAGTTATCTTTAACGGGCACCGATTTGGAGGTTGAGATAGTCGGCCGGGTAGAGCTGGATAACCCGGGCTTGGACGGTGAGGTCACCGTACCGGCACGCAAGTTTGTCGATATTGTTCGGTCTCTGCCTGATGATGCCGTATTGGAGCTACAC from the Gilvimarinus sp. DA14 genome contains:
- the dnaA gene encoding chromosomal replication initiator protein DnaA, encoding MQEELPSQQFNTWIRPLRIDENADGQSLKLLAPNRFVCDWVCEKFLARITELVKQYDANCAMDIEVGVGARQASSPRFSKPSPSFNTATPNPAAQAEPQAPAPRPNTSSPIAPSPEPLDKPVPAEPVVEGGLKHQDNLNRGFSFASFVEGKSNQLGLAAARQVADNPGGAYNPLFIYGGVGLGKTHLMQAVGNELLKKNGNAKVIYLHSERFVADMVKALQLNAINDFKRYYRSVDALLIDDIQFFAGKERSQEEFFHTFNSLLEGGQQIILTCDRYPKEINGLEERLKSRFGWGLTVAVEPPELEMRVAILKKKAHQVAVDLPDDAAFFIAQRIRSNVRELEGALKRVIASAHFTGRPIDVELVREALKDLLALQDKQVSVENIQRVVGEYYKIKIADMLSKRRSRSVARPRQVAMALAKELTNHSLPEIGEAFGGRDHTTVLHACRKIKELEEEDADIREDLKNLMRSLTT